From a single Accipiter gentilis chromosome 8, bAccGen1.1, whole genome shotgun sequence genomic region:
- the OLFML2B gene encoding olfactomedin-like protein 2B isoform X2 — MARPLPLLLCLAALGAGCRAGFPPNPTGTAGPSAEPLQDEADNQENILSQLLGDYDKVKAVSEGSDCRCKCLVRPLGRGACQRINEGAFKAEDFYTVETITSGPSCKCACVAPPSALNPCEGDFRLKKLREAESSDLKLSSIVEMLESAFYGLDLLKLHSVTTKLVGRVEKLEEGMSGNFMQEGHETGANVEEGLHRRDRENCSSLITNSLADIESSLQRDAEAAYTHAEGKYEERFLKDETISQQINSVESLPELHLSPEDEKPKQLLQRKLQMRSRPPSKPTIVRGVTYYKAQSTESENDIEEQHELFSGDNTVDLLIEDQLLRPSSRVGDGVRKPSPVGWPPSPVGWPPTPGSDPTTPPAADTAATATVPLSPATSTGPTPDPTAVSRLTPTPEATTAPAGLAEEETPQLPAALASTVVATAMETLPTAATTVPSPAVATTAGAARDVGTSPAPETSPGAWGQVGTPATPVSPTIPATPKQALEEEDIRNIIGRCKDTLSTISGPTTQNTYGRNEGAWMKDPLAREERIYVTNYYYGNTLVEFRNLDNFKQGRWSNSYKLPYSWIGTGHVVYNGSFYYNRAFTRNIIKYDLKQRYVAAWAMLHDVAYEESTPWRWRGHSDVDFAVDENGLWVIYPAISYEGFNQEVIVLSKLNAADLSTQKETTWRTGLRKNFYGNCFVICGVLYAVDSYNKRNANISYAFDTHTNTQIIPRLLFENEYAYTTQIDYNPKDRLLYAWDNGHQVTYHVIFAY, encoded by the exons atGGCTcggccgctgccgctgctgctctgcctggccgCGTTGGGCGCCGGTTGCCGGGCAGggttcccccccaaccccaccggTACGGCCGGGCCCTCCGCCGAGCCGCTGCAGGACGAAGCGGATAACCAGGAGAACATCCTCTCCCAG CTGTTAGGTGACTACGACAAGGTGAAGGCGGTGTCCGAAGGCTCCGACTGTCGGTGCAAATGCCTGGTCAGACCCCTTGGCCGCGGTGCCTGCCAAAGGATTAATGAAGGCGCTTTCAAAGCAGAGGATTTTTACACGGTGGAAACCATCACGTCGGGACCCAGCTGCAAGTGTGCGTGCGTGGCCCCCCCCTCGGCGCTCAATCCTTGCGAGGGGGACTTCAGGCTGAAGAAGCTGCGGGAGGCGGAGAGCAGCGACCTGAAG CTGTCCTCCATCGTCGAGATGCTGGAAAGTGCCTTTTACGGCTTAGACCTTCTGAAGCTGCACTCGGTCACAACCAAGCTGGTGGGTCGGGTGGAAAAGCTGGAGGAG GGCATGTCTGGGAACTTCATGCAGGAAGGCCACGAGACAGGAGCCAACGTGGAGGAAGGCCTGCACCGCAGGGACAGGGAGAACTGCTCCAGCCTCATCACCAACAGCCTTGCCGACATTGAGAGCTCGCTGCAGCGGGACGCCGAGGCTGCCTACACACACGCAGAG GGCAAATACGAAGAAAGATTCCTGAAAGATGAAACCATCTCCCAGCAGATCAACTCCGTCGAGTCCCTCCCGGAGCTGCACCTCTCTCCGGAGGACGAGAAGCCCAAGCAGCTCTTGCAAAGGAAGCTGCAGATGAGGAGCCGGCCGCCTTCCAAGCCTACCATCGTCCGAGGGGTCACCTACTACAAAGCCCAGTCCACCGAGTCGGAGAACGACATCGAGGAGCAGC ACGAGCTGTTCAGCGGGGACAACACGGTGGACCTGCTGATTGAGGACCAGCTCCTGAGacccagcagcagggtgggggacGGCGTGAGGAAGCCCTCCCCGGTGGGATGGCCGCCCTCCCCGGTGGGATGGCCGCCCACCCCCGGGAGCGACCCCACCACCCCACCGGCCGCCGACACTGCCGCTACGGCCACGGTGCCCTTGTCCCCTGCCACGTCCACGGGGCCCACGCCAGATCCCACCGCTGTGAGCCGGCTGACCCCCACCCCGGAGGCCACGACTGCCCCGGCggggctggcagaggaggagaccCCGCAGCTACCGGCAGCCTTGGCCAGCACAGTGGTGGCCACGGCCATGGAGACCCTGCCCACAGCCgccaccactgtccccagccctgccgtgGCCACCACCGCTGGGGCCGCGAGGGATGTGGGGACGAGCCCTGCACCGGAGACCAGCCCAGGAGCTTGGGGACAGGTGGGCACCCCTGCAACGCCAGTCAGCCCCACCATCCCCGCCACCCCGAAGCAGgccctggaggaggaggacatCAGGAACATCATTG GGCGCTGCAAGGACACGCTGTCCACCATCTCGGGCCCCACCACCCAGAACACCTATGGGCGCAATGAGGGGGCCTGGATGAAGGACCCCCTGGCCCGGGAGGAGCGGATCTACGTCACCAACTACTACTACGGGAACACGCTGGTGGAGTTCAGGAACCTCGACAACTTCAAGCAAG GTCGCTGGAGCAACTCCTACAAGCTCCCGTACAGCTGGATCGGGACAGGGCACGTTGTCTACAACGGCTCCTTCTACTACAACCGGGCCTTCACGCGCAACATCATCAAATACGACCTGAAGCAGCGGTACGTGGCCGCCTGGGCCATGCTGCATGACGTGGCTTATGAGGAGTCCACCCCGTGGCGGTGGCGAGGCCACTCGGACGTGGACTTCGCTGTGGATGAGAACGGCCTGTGGGTCATCTACCCGGCCATCAGCTACGAGGGCTTCAACCAAGAGGTGATCGTGCTGAGCAAGCTGAACGCGGCCGACCTCAGCACTCAGAAGGAGACCACGTGGCGGACGGGACTGCGGAAGAACTTCTACGGGAACTGCTTTGTCATCTGCGGGGTGCTGTACGCGGTCGACAGCTACAACAAGAGGAACGCCAACATCTCCTACGCCTTTGACACGCACACCAACACGCAGATCATCCCCCGGCTGCTCTTTGAGAACGAGTACGCCTACACCACGCAGATAGACTATAACCCCAAGGACCGCCTGCTCTACGCCTGGGACAATGGGCACCAAGTCACCTACCACGTCATCTTTGCCTACTGa
- the OLFML2B gene encoding olfactomedin-like protein 2B isoform X1 — MARPLPLLLCLAALGAGCRAGFPPNPTGTAGPSAEPLQDEADNQENILSQLLGDYDKVKAVSEGSDCRCKCLVRPLGRGACQRINEGAFKAEDFYTVETITSGPSCKCACVAPPSALNPCEGDFRLKKLREAESSDLKLSSIVEMLESAFYGLDLLKLHSVTTKLVGRVEKLEEGMSGNFMQEGHETGANVEEGLHRRDRENCSSLITNSLADIESSLQRDAEAAYTHAEGKYEERFLKDETISQQINSVESLPELHLSPEDEKPKQLLQRKLQMRSRPPSKPTIVRGVTYYKAQSTESENDIEEQPDELFSGDNTVDLLIEDQLLRPSSRVGDGVRKPSPVGWPPSPVGWPPTPGSDPTTPPAADTAATATVPLSPATSTGPTPDPTAVSRLTPTPEATTAPAGLAEEETPQLPAALASTVVATAMETLPTAATTVPSPAVATTAGAARDVGTSPAPETSPGAWGQVGTPATPVSPTIPATPKQALEEEDIRNIIGRCKDTLSTISGPTTQNTYGRNEGAWMKDPLAREERIYVTNYYYGNTLVEFRNLDNFKQGRWSNSYKLPYSWIGTGHVVYNGSFYYNRAFTRNIIKYDLKQRYVAAWAMLHDVAYEESTPWRWRGHSDVDFAVDENGLWVIYPAISYEGFNQEVIVLSKLNAADLSTQKETTWRTGLRKNFYGNCFVICGVLYAVDSYNKRNANISYAFDTHTNTQIIPRLLFENEYAYTTQIDYNPKDRLLYAWDNGHQVTYHVIFAY, encoded by the exons atGGCTcggccgctgccgctgctgctctgcctggccgCGTTGGGCGCCGGTTGCCGGGCAGggttcccccccaaccccaccggTACGGCCGGGCCCTCCGCCGAGCCGCTGCAGGACGAAGCGGATAACCAGGAGAACATCCTCTCCCAG CTGTTAGGTGACTACGACAAGGTGAAGGCGGTGTCCGAAGGCTCCGACTGTCGGTGCAAATGCCTGGTCAGACCCCTTGGCCGCGGTGCCTGCCAAAGGATTAATGAAGGCGCTTTCAAAGCAGAGGATTTTTACACGGTGGAAACCATCACGTCGGGACCCAGCTGCAAGTGTGCGTGCGTGGCCCCCCCCTCGGCGCTCAATCCTTGCGAGGGGGACTTCAGGCTGAAGAAGCTGCGGGAGGCGGAGAGCAGCGACCTGAAG CTGTCCTCCATCGTCGAGATGCTGGAAAGTGCCTTTTACGGCTTAGACCTTCTGAAGCTGCACTCGGTCACAACCAAGCTGGTGGGTCGGGTGGAAAAGCTGGAGGAG GGCATGTCTGGGAACTTCATGCAGGAAGGCCACGAGACAGGAGCCAACGTGGAGGAAGGCCTGCACCGCAGGGACAGGGAGAACTGCTCCAGCCTCATCACCAACAGCCTTGCCGACATTGAGAGCTCGCTGCAGCGGGACGCCGAGGCTGCCTACACACACGCAGAG GGCAAATACGAAGAAAGATTCCTGAAAGATGAAACCATCTCCCAGCAGATCAACTCCGTCGAGTCCCTCCCGGAGCTGCACCTCTCTCCGGAGGACGAGAAGCCCAAGCAGCTCTTGCAAAGGAAGCTGCAGATGAGGAGCCGGCCGCCTTCCAAGCCTACCATCGTCCGAGGGGTCACCTACTACAAAGCCCAGTCCACCGAGTCGGAGAACGACATCGAGGAGCAGC CAGACGAGCTGTTCAGCGGGGACAACACGGTGGACCTGCTGATTGAGGACCAGCTCCTGAGacccagcagcagggtgggggacGGCGTGAGGAAGCCCTCCCCGGTGGGATGGCCGCCCTCCCCGGTGGGATGGCCGCCCACCCCCGGGAGCGACCCCACCACCCCACCGGCCGCCGACACTGCCGCTACGGCCACGGTGCCCTTGTCCCCTGCCACGTCCACGGGGCCCACGCCAGATCCCACCGCTGTGAGCCGGCTGACCCCCACCCCGGAGGCCACGACTGCCCCGGCggggctggcagaggaggagaccCCGCAGCTACCGGCAGCCTTGGCCAGCACAGTGGTGGCCACGGCCATGGAGACCCTGCCCACAGCCgccaccactgtccccagccctgccgtgGCCACCACCGCTGGGGCCGCGAGGGATGTGGGGACGAGCCCTGCACCGGAGACCAGCCCAGGAGCTTGGGGACAGGTGGGCACCCCTGCAACGCCAGTCAGCCCCACCATCCCCGCCACCCCGAAGCAGgccctggaggaggaggacatCAGGAACATCATTG GGCGCTGCAAGGACACGCTGTCCACCATCTCGGGCCCCACCACCCAGAACACCTATGGGCGCAATGAGGGGGCCTGGATGAAGGACCCCCTGGCCCGGGAGGAGCGGATCTACGTCACCAACTACTACTACGGGAACACGCTGGTGGAGTTCAGGAACCTCGACAACTTCAAGCAAG GTCGCTGGAGCAACTCCTACAAGCTCCCGTACAGCTGGATCGGGACAGGGCACGTTGTCTACAACGGCTCCTTCTACTACAACCGGGCCTTCACGCGCAACATCATCAAATACGACCTGAAGCAGCGGTACGTGGCCGCCTGGGCCATGCTGCATGACGTGGCTTATGAGGAGTCCACCCCGTGGCGGTGGCGAGGCCACTCGGACGTGGACTTCGCTGTGGATGAGAACGGCCTGTGGGTCATCTACCCGGCCATCAGCTACGAGGGCTTCAACCAAGAGGTGATCGTGCTGAGCAAGCTGAACGCGGCCGACCTCAGCACTCAGAAGGAGACCACGTGGCGGACGGGACTGCGGAAGAACTTCTACGGGAACTGCTTTGTCATCTGCGGGGTGCTGTACGCGGTCGACAGCTACAACAAGAGGAACGCCAACATCTCCTACGCCTTTGACACGCACACCAACACGCAGATCATCCCCCGGCTGCTCTTTGAGAACGAGTACGCCTACACCACGCAGATAGACTATAACCCCAAGGACCGCCTGCTCTACGCCTGGGACAATGGGCACCAAGTCACCTACCACGTCATCTTTGCCTACTGa